CCGCCTCCCGGCGCTTTCGCAGACGCGTTCCGCTCCGCCAGCAGGCGGCAAATCTCCGCATGCTTCTCCTCGGTAAAGGTGAAGCGCGACATGCAACCCAGCCGGATCAGCGAGCCGATGGCCGGTAGCAGGCAGATGCCGAAGAACAGCCCCGTGAGCACGCCGTCGCTCTGGGTTTGCGCCTGCGGCACATAGCCAATCATCGTCAGGAATACGCCGATTAACCCGCCGCCCACCGCGACGGACATCTTGCCGGTAAAGGTCTGCCCGGAGAAGGTGATCGCCGCGCAACGCTTGTGGGTGTGGTACTCGGCGTACTCGATGGTATCGGCAATCATCGACGAGGTGAGGATGTTGGTCATCATCACGAACAGCGTGCTCAGGCCGAGCAGGATGAACAGCAGCGCCGTGTGCTGATAGCCCGCAAACCACATTACCACGCGTACCGCCACGTCCAGCCCGCAGAGGATCATAAACAGCTTTCGCTTCTGCATCCTGCGCGTCAGCATCGGGGCGACCAGGCACACCACCGCCGCCACTATCCCCATGATGCCAATCGCCATCTGCAGGCTGCCGTCGCCCAGATTGTAGATAAAGAAGTAGATGTAAATCCCGTTGGCCACGTTATGGAACACGCAGAAAAAGAACGACAGCAGGACGATAAACAGCGGCTTATTCAGGCGCAGGTTGTGGAACGTATCGCGCATCGTCACCTTTTCCGGGCTGGGCGGCACGCGCTCTTTGATCTGCATAAAGCCGTTAAGCATCAGCGGCAGGCCCACCAGCATCATGACCAGCGCCGCCATAAAGTAGCCTTTATCGTTGCTGTACTGGGCGAAGAACGCCGCCAGCTTCGGGAAGAAGATGTTGGCGCAGGCAATCCCGGCGTTGACTCCCAGCATTGCCGCCGTCACCGCACGGGTGCGCTGGCCGGAGTCGTTGGTCATCACCGAGGACATGGACCAGAACGGGATATCGGAGATGGCATATAGCGTCCCCCACAGGATGTACGTCACCCCGGCGTAGAGGATTTTGGTGGTCATATCCGCTTCGATTTTATAGAACGCCAGCAGGGTAACCGCGGTGATCAGCAGCGGTGCCAGCAACAAAAAGTGGCGAAATTTGCCGAACCGGGTGTTAATGGTGTCCATAATGCTGGCAAACAGCGGGTCGTGGACCGCATCCCACGCCCGGGCAATCAGGAAGATGGTGCTCGCCGCCAGCGCCGAGATCCCCAGCAC
This region of Enterobacter cancerogenus genomic DNA includes:
- a CDS encoding MFS transporter encodes the protein MAMTMKIPSRELWSYFGYGLGQCFSFGLVGSFINYFYTDVLGISALAASTIFLIARAWDAVHDPLFASIMDTINTRFGKFRHFLLLAPLLITAVTLLAFYKIEADMTTKILYAGVTYILWGTLYAISDIPFWSMSSVMTNDSGQRTRAVTAAMLGVNAGIACANIFFPKLAAFFAQYSNDKGYFMAALVMMLVGLPLMLNGFMQIKERVPPSPEKVTMRDTFHNLRLNKPLFIVLLSFFFCVFHNVANGIYIYFFIYNLGDGSLQMAIGIMGIVAAVVCLVAPMLTRRMQKRKLFMILCGLDVAVRVVMWFAGYQHTALLFILLGLSTLFVMMTNILTSSMIADTIEYAEYHTHKRCAAITFSGQTFTGKMSVAVGGGLIGVFLTMIGYVPQAQTQSDGVLTGLFFGICLLPAIGSLIRLGCMSRFTFTEEKHAEICRLLAERNASAKAPGGGCALPGLQNQTSQG